GAAAAAGTGGATATTGGCTTTTCGCATAAATTCCGCTCTGAATTATCGGACTCGATCACGATGATTTCGCATCGATTCGACCCGAAATCATCGTGATCTAGCCTGCAAGGAAATCGGCCGGCACTATGCAATTGCATCATGACATTTCATCGGGGTCGAAGCGCACGATCCTGCCTTTCCACTGGTCGTAGAAAGGCTGATAGATCGCTGGAATATGCAGCGGATTGCAGCGCCTTATCGCCCGCAACGCGCTGTCGGCAAGATTGCGCATCGCCGGATCGGATGGCGGGTTCAACAGAGCCGGCTGGCCGATCAAAGTGCCGTCCTGAGCATATTGCACGCGCACTTCCGGCACATATTTCTGCTGGCCGGCAAGGCCGATATAACTCCAGCATTGCTTATATTGATCCTGGAGAAGCGCATCCAGCTGACCCCAGAGCGACGGCGACATTTTGGCGGCGTTCGCATTGGCCGCGCCGAGCGACGCCACCTGTTGAAGCTGCGCACCCGTCGAAGCCTTGCGTTGCGCCGCCTCCTTGCTCAACAAGCGGTTGATGTCGGCCACGTCGAACTTGTGCGCTTCCGCCTCCTCGCCCGATTTCGGCTTGGATTGCGCCTTGTCCGGCTGCTTCGGCTGCTCCTTCTGCTTTTGCTGTTCAAGAAGCTTGGCCAATTGATCCGGCTTGAACTCCGGCTTTTTCGGCTCTTCCTTCGGCGGCTCGGGCCGCGGCGGCGGCTTTGGCACCACGGCTTCGGCATCCACCTCCGGCGGCTTCTCCTCCGGCCGCGGCGGCGGAACCGGCGCCGGCTTCACCGGCTCGGCTTTGGCCTCGGCTGGTTTCGGCGGCTCGCCCTCGCCGGGATCGGCCTCATGCTTCATGGGCGGCGGCGGGGTTGGAATGTCGCGCTTGGCTTCGGCAACCGGCGGCAGCGGCTTGGTCTCGGTGATCTCTGCGACCTTATCGGCCCGTGGCAGCGGTTTCACCTCCTTCGCCGTCTTGTCGCCCTTCATGACCTCATTGAATTGCTGGTCGCTCACCGTTTCGATCGAGACCGACTCCTGCGCATCGTCGAATTTCCGGGTCTGAGCGAAACTCAGCAAAGTCGCAACCAGCAGCGCCGCGTGGGCGGAGCCGGATAAGACATAGCCGGGACGATTCGATAGCGACATGTCGGTTCAGTTCTTGCTCGGGTCCGTGACCAAAGCGACCTTCTTGTAGCCGGCACCCGTGATGATCGTCATGACCTCGGCGACACGGCCGTAATTCACATTGCTGGCGCCGCGCACATAGATGCGTTCGTCGTATCCGTTCTTGGCGGCATCCTTCAATCTATCGGCCAGTTGTTCGACGGGGACGGGTTTGTCCATGAGATAGACCATGCCCTTGTCGTCAACGGCGACGGCCAGGGGCTGATGATCGACATTGAGTGCCGCCGCTTTGGTGTGCGGCAGATCGATCGGAACGCCGGTTGCGAGCAAAGGGGCCGCGACCATGAAAATGATGAGCAGGACGAGCATGACGTCGATGAAGGGCGTCATATTGATATCGGCCATGGCGCCGTAGCGCGGGACGCCGCGGCGTCTGCGTCCCCCTTTGCGACCTCCGGCAGCTGCCGTCATGCCCATATGTATTACCCCCGAGCTATGAGATCAGGCCGCTCTTTCGCGGACCGCGTGCTGATCGATCTGACGTGACAGGATCGACGAGAATTCATCGGCGAAGCCTTCGAGCCGCGCCTGCTTCTTTGCGACGTCGCCTTGCAGCTTGTTATAGGCGATCAAGGCCGGGATGGCCGCGAAAAGCCCGATGGCAGTTGCAAACAAAGCTTCTGCAATACCCGGCGCCACGACGGCGAGCGAGGTGTTGCGCGAGGCGGCGATCGAGCGGAAGGCCGTCATGATGCCCCAGACCGTTCCAAACAGGCCGACAAAGGGGCCGGCGGAAGCAACCGTCGCCAGAACCAGGAGGTTGGATTCAAGCTTTTCGACCTCGCGCGCGATCGAAACGTCGAGGACTTTTTCGATACGCGCCTGAAGCCCCATGAAGGACGAGGCGGCAGTCTGGAACGAACGTTTCCATTCGCGCATCGCCGCGACGAACAAGGTCGCCATGCCGCTCGTCGGTTGCGAAGAGAGACTGGTGTAGAGCTCCTCGAGCGAGGTGCCCGACCAGAAGACCTGTTCGAACCGGTCCATCTCGCGCTGTGTCTTGGAAAAGAGGATCGCCTTATTGACGATGATCGCCCAGCACCAGACGGAGGCGCCGAGAAGGCCCAGCATCACCAGTTTGACGACGAAATGCGCCGACCAGAACATGCCAATCAGGGTGACCTCGGCGACCGGCGCGAGATCAGGCGAGGCTAAATCTGTGGGGTTCATCAGGATCGTCCTTCAGAAAATGGGCGCGGTTTTTCAGGCAAAAATTTCAGGATCAACTGTCCTTACCTGGAAATCCGTCATTTGTGGGGCTCAGGCAGCGGTTCGACCGCTCAAACCCTCGCCATGAAGTTAAGCCTCCAGCAAGGTTAAGGAGAGGTTTAGAATAGCATGGATTGGCTGCAAACACCTGCCTAGCTGGAGCGTCACAGTGACGGTTTATTCAGCCATCTGAGAGAAGATGATCGGGAGCGGGCGCGAAAAGGAGCCAAGGTGAGCCACGACCATCATCATCATCGCGAGAGGTCAAAGCCCGCCGCATCCTCCCCCGATTGGCGGCGCATTCATCATTCGCCGTTGTTTTGGGTCGGCGTGGTTTTATTTCTGGCCGCGATCTCGATCTATGTTCTGACCAACGATCTGTCGTGGCGGCCGCGGGCGCAATGAAATGCCGATGGCCAAAGCCCTAATCCATTGAGCCCTTTTTGGCGGTGCCAAGCGATAAATACAAAGTATCGGGAGAACTCGTCAAAGACCTAAATCCTTCGTGCCGATAGAAAGCAACGGCCTTTTCTGTCTTGGCTTTGACAATGATCGCGAAGGCCTTCGTGTCGCGATTGAGAGCACGCAGCGCAGCGTCAGCAAGCAAAATGCTTCCGAGTCCGTTACCATGAAAGCGCTGATCGACTGCGAGACGCCCGACAAGAGCTGCCGGCAAAATCGGATATCGCGGCAAACGTTTTAGAACTTCGAGCGGCAAATCACCCGCTAGCACGCTGGTTGCGGCAAGCGTGTAATAGCCCGCAACTGCGCGTGTCGCGGTTTCGACTGCAACGAAACAGCTCGCCATAAGGCGTTTGACATCCTGCGAGGCTAATTCGCGGAGGTACCGATCGAGTGGTTCGACTCCGCAAGAGAAGGCCGAACGATCATGAGCACCAAGGGGATCGATGACGAACTTGCCCGTCACCGCGCCCCTTTGATCAATTCACGGTGGCGCCGAAAAGCGCGGCGGAGCGCGGGGGTCGGTTCCGGCGGATTGAGGATCGCTTCGGCAAAGGCCCGCTGATCCTCGACCGAGAGACGGATGATCTGGGTCTCCTCGATCGTACGATTGGCGGCCTCCTGCGCGGCCGTGACAACGAAGTCGCTCACGCTGCGGCCCTGGATTTCAGCAGCGCGTTTGACGACTGCGAGCGCCTCGGGGGTGATGCGGGCTTCGATACGCGCCGTGCGGTTTTGTTCTTGAGCCATGGTCTTCTCCTGGCCAAAATGTACGGTAAATACCCTGACATTACAAGGGCCTCAAACCGCGTGGCCGGCCAGTTTCGCTGTCAGATCCGCGGGCAGGCGCCGCGCCCGGCCCTCGGCCACCAGCGCGATTTTCACCTTGGCAGCCAGAAGGATGTCCTCCTTGCGCAAAATCCGCTGATCCATCTTGATCGAGGCGCCGCCCAAATCCGCGATAATCGTCTCGACGATCAATTCGTCGTCCATTCGCGCCGGTTTTAGAAAATCGAGGCTCATCGCGCGGACGACGAAATAAGAGGCGACACCGGCCTCGCCTGCGAACAATACGCTTTGGTCGACGCCGCGCGCGCGCAAAAGCTCGGTCCGGCCGCGCTCCAAAAAACGCAGATAGGACGCATGATAGACGCTGCCGGAAAAATCCGTGTCCTCGTAATAGACGCGGAGCGGCAGCAACCCGGGTTTGGCGGCGGGCAAGACGGAAGAAGTCATCCCGCCTTTATGAGCATCGCCCCCTGATGCGCAAGACCCTCGCGCATCCGGCCTTGCTCACTTGATGAAGACGTAAATATCGACTTCCAGCGCCTGATCGTCGGAGTTTTTCGTTTCGGTCAGATATTCCTCGATGAAGAGGTTCTGCGCCTCGAGACCTTTTTCATCGAGATAGGCGGTGATGAGATCATAGGTCGAATCGATATCGTCATAGGCGCCGCGATGCTGGAATTTGATCGCCTTGCCCGCAGGAGAATCGCCGATCTTCACGTCGTTTGAGAGTTCGGTCTTGCCCTCGGGCTTTCCGGTTAGGGGGACCATGGCCTCATAGCTGAAGCCATTGTCGTTCGTCTCGGTGAAGACGGCGATCGCTTTGCCGCCTTGCTTCAATCCGGCCTTGGCGATTTCCGCCTCGACCGTGGCGATCGATTTCATGATCGACTTGAAGCCCGAATCCCAATCGGATTTGGCACGCAGCAAGGCGACCGGGCGCGACGGAATATCGAGCGTCTGCGTCGTGGCATCGTCGGGAATGCCAGGAACGCCGGGTGCGCCCTTGGTTTCCGTGTCGGGCGCAGGTGTCGCGGGCGCGGTAGCCGAAGGCGGCGAGGCGGGCGTCGCGGGGGCCGGGGTCGCCGGGGCTGGGGATGCGGGCGAAGCGGCCTGGGGTTCGGCTTTCGGCTCCGTCACCGGCACGGCCGTTTGCGCAAAAGCCGGTTGCGGGCTGACGCCGCAGGCGAAAAGAACCGCTCCGCAGAGGAGCGCAGCACCGAAAATATGCCTGATGCTAGCGGATTTCATGCGGCGCGCTCCCCTCTCACGTAAGGCTCAGTTTTTAGCGATTTCCCGCCAGAAGCCCCGACTTTCGTCAGTTTCGCCTGCCAAGATTGCCAAGGAATGTCACGGCACCGGTCTTGCCCGCGGTTTTGGCCGGAGGCGCCGATAAGCCATGACTATCAGCCGGTTTTTTCTTATATCATGTCCGAACCGGAGATGAACGGCCGCCCCATGAGCCCGCTTGCGAAAAAGACAGTGACGAAAATGAACGGGCTCGGCAACGAGATCCTCATTCTCGATCTGCGCGGCACCGATCTTTCGGTGACGGCTGAAGAGGTGCGTGCCATCGGCCGCGGCGAAGGTCTCAAATTCGATCAGTTGATGGTGCTTTTCGATTCCCGCGCGAAAGATACCGACGCTTTTATGAAAATCTACAATATCGACGGGTCGGAATCCGCCACATGCGGCAATGGCACACGCTGCGTCGCCTGGTGGCTGCTGCGTGGCACAAGCCGCGATCACCTCACGCTGGAGACGGCGGCTGCGCGGCTTGTCTGCCACCGCAAGGGCGAGTGGAGCTTTTCCGTCGGGATGGGACAGCCGCGCTTTGCCTGGGACGAGATTCCGCTGCGCGGCCCGGTGCCGGACACGGACCACGTTACCTTAGCGCTTTCGCCGCCCGTTGCTTTGCCGGAAGCCACGCTCGTCAGCATGGGCAATCCACATGCTGTGTTTTTCCTGAGCGGTGCCGGGACGCATGATCTCGCAACCCTCGGACCTCTGCTCGAACATCATCCGCTCTTTCCGGAGCGCGCCAATATTTCTTTCGCGCGGGTCGTGTCGCCGGACCATATCATCCTGAATGTTTGGGAACGCGGCACGGGATTGACGCAAGCCTGCGGTTCGGCCGCTTGCGCCACGCTCGTCGCGGCCGTCCGGCGCGGTCTTAGTGCGCGGGCCGCGCGCATCACCTTGCCCGGCGGCGATCTTCATATCGCCTGGCGCGAAAACGATGGCGAGGTCGAGATGACGGGCCCCGTCGCCTTCGAATATGAGAAGAGTCTCGATCCCCTGCTCTTCGCGGGTCTCGCCGCGTGAGTGTCTCCCAAACGATTGAGACAGTCACATTCGGCTGCCGCCTCAATCTCGTCGAATCCGAAGCCATGCGGCGCGAGGCCATCGCGCAGGGCCGCAGCAATCTCGTCATCGTCAATACGTGCGCGGTGACGGCCGAAGCCGTCCGCCAGGCAGGGCAGACGATCCGGCGCTTGAAGCGGGAACACCCGGGCAAGGAAATCATTGTGACAGGCTGCGCCGCGCAGACCGATCCGCAGCGCTTCGCCGCCATGCCGGAAGTTTCCCAAGTGCTCGGCAATGCCGGCAAAGCCGCGTCTGAGACTTGGCGAAGCGAGTCAAAGAGCCATGCGGTTCAAGACATCATGGCACGCTCACCAGACCCCTTGCCGCTCGTCGAAGGCGTCGAAGACCATACGCGCGCCTTTCTCGGCGTGCAGACAGGATGCGATCACCGCTGCACTTTCTGCATCATTCCCTATGGACGCGGACCGTCGCGCTCAGTCCCGCAAGATGAGATCGTCGCAGCGGCGCAGCGGCTCGCTGCGCAGGGCTTCCGCGAAATCGTTTTGACCGGCGTCGATCTCACCTCCTATGGCGACGATCTCGCGGGCCGCCCGCGACTCGGACAACTCGTCAAAACCATCCTCGCCGCCGTGCCGGATCTGCCGCGCCTGCGGCTCTCATCGGTCGATTGTATCGAGATCGACGGTGACCTCTTCGATGCCATCGCGCATGAACCCCGGCTTATGCCGCATCTGCATCTTTCGCTGCAAGCCGGCCACGACCTTACCTTGAAGCGCATGGGCCGGCGGCATTCGCGTAGAGCGGCTATCGAACTCTGCGCGAATCTCAAACGCCTTCGGCCCGATACGACCTTCGGTGCCGATCTCATCGCGGGCTTTCCCGGCGAGACGGACGAGATGTTTCAAGCGACTCTCGATCTGATCGAAGAGTGCGATCTGACTTATCTTCATGTCTTTCCGTTTTCGGCACGGCCCGGCACGCCCGCCGCGAAAATGCCGGCGCTTCCGGGCGCCGTCGTGAAAGAACGCGCGAGGCTTTTACGCGATGCAGGCGATGCAGCCTTGGCTGCGCATCTCGTCCAACATGTCGGGCGGCGCTTGAGCATCCTCACCGAACGCGGCGGTACCGGCCGGGCGCAAGATTTTTCGTTGGTTCAGGTGGGCGATGTGCCTGCGGGGCTCTTGATCGAAAGAGAAATTGTGGCAAGTGACGGAAAAATGCTCGTCGCAGCTAAAGACTTTTATGCTAACTTCTGACCTATGAAACCTTCGATCGCCCTCAATGCACACCGCGAAGACATTCGCAGGATTGTCGCTGCCAACCGCGGGCTGAATCCACGCGTATTTGGTTCGGTCTTACATCAAGAAGATAATGAAAATAGCGACCTCGATTTGCTGATCGACGCGGCGGATGGATTAAGCTTGTTCGATATGGCGACGATTGCTTTGGCCATCGAAAAGCTGATCGAAGCGAAAGTCGATGTAAGAACTCCTGAGGATTTGCCAATAAAATTTCGGAGCGTGGTTCTTGCCGAAGCGCGGCCGGTATGACGGGGGAAAAAGCCGCACGCGTCATCGACTATATAGATCACATTATAGAGGCGATCGTGCGTATTGAAAATTATGTCAACGGCTTCGATCAAGCGTCATTCATGGAAAGTACTCTTGTTCAGGACGCAGTTATTCGTAACATCGAAATTATCGGAGAGGCCGCGAATAAAATAAACGCGGTCGATGTTACTTTTTGGGAAACCCATCCGAATTTGAGGCTCGATGCCGCCTATAAAATGCGTAACAGCTTGGTGCATGGATATTCGACGGTGAACCTGATTACGGTCTGGAATACCGTGCAAAACGATTTGCCCGTTTTGAAAACGGAAATGACGGATTTACAAAACAGGTTGCTTTGACCTGACCGCCGCGCTCACAGAAAACTCTGCGGATCGACATCGACCGCGACGCGTACGCCGCCGCGCTCCGGCGGCCCGGCCTTCAAAAGCGCACGCAAAAAGCTCTGAAGATCGACCGGTTTCGGCGCCCGCACCAAAAGCCGGAAGCGGTGCTTGCCGCGAATGACGGCAATCGGCGCCTCCGCCGGACCCAAAAGCACGATGTCTTTTTCATCCGGCAGGCCGCCGGCAGGTGCGAGCGGCCATTCGCCTTTGCGCGCGAGATCGTAAGCGGCAAAAGCCAAAGCCCTTGCATGCGTTTCAGCGGACGCGCGATCCTTGCCCGAGACGATCAGCGCCGCGAGCCGCCCGAAGGGCGGCAGGCCACCGCGCCGCCGCTGCTCGGTTTCTTCCGCATAAAAGCGTTCCGCATCGCCGGAAATCAGCGCGCGGATCACCGGATGCTCCGGCTGCCAGGTTTGCACCAAAGCGCGGCCGGGCCGCTCCGCGCGGCCGGCGCGGCCCGTCACCTGTTGCAGCAATTGAAAGGTGCGTTCTGCGGCGCGGGGATCGCCCGTCGAAAGGCCGATATCGGCATCGATCACGCCGACCAAAGTGAGCTGCGGAAAATGATGGCCTTTGGCCACGAGCTGCGTACCGATGATGATATCGCAGGAACCCGCCGCGATATCTTCGAGCTCGCGCCGCAGCCGTTCGGTGCCGCCAGGAAAATCGGACGAGAGCACGAGCACTCGCGCGTCCGGGAAAAGCTCCGCCACTTCCTCGGCCAGCCGCTCAATGCCAGGGCCGCAAGCGGTAAGCGAATCGACCGCTTCACATTCGGGGCATTGATCGGGGCGGCGTTCGACATGGCCGCAATGATGGCAGACCAGCGCCTTGCGGAAGCGGTGATCGACGAGCCAGGCCGTGCAATTCGGGCATTGAAAGCGATGGCCGCAGGCCCGGCACAGAGTCAAAGGTGCATAGCCGCGCCGGTTCAGAAACAAAAGCACCTGTTCGCCTTGCGCCAGGGTCTCTTCGACAGCATGAGCGAGACGCGGCGAGATCCATTTGCCGCGCGGCGCCGCCTCCTTGCGCAGATCGACGGCCGCGATCTCGGGCATGGCGCGGCGGGCGTAACGCGATTTCAGCGTGAGGTGCCGGTAGCGGCCCTGTTCGGCATTGACGCGCGTCTCGATCGACGGCGTCGCCGAAGCCAGCACGACGGCGGCTTTTTCGATCTGGCCGCGCACCACCGCCATGTCGCGTGCGTGATAGGTCACGCCGTCGTCCTGCTTATAGGCCGCCTCATGTTCTTCATCGACGATGATAGTGGCGAGATCGTTGAACGGCAGAAACAAAGCCGAGCGTGCGCCAGCCACGACCTTGACCTCGCCTGCCGCGACGCCTGCCCAGATGCGGGCGCGTTTGCGCGACGGCACGCCCGAATGCCATTCGGCCGGCCTTGCGCCGAAGCGGGCCTCGAACCGGTTGAGGAATTGCGCGGTCAACGCGATTTCCGGCATCAGGATCAAGGCCTGCCGGCCTTCCCTCAAAGCCGCCGCTATGGCTTCGAAATAGACTTCCGTCTTGCCGGAGCCCGTCACGCCTTCGAGCAATGTGACGGAAAAGCTTTTGTCTTTGACCGCGGCTGCGAGTTCGTCCGCGGCCGCCTTCTGCGCGGCTTCAAGATGCGGCGGCGCGTAGTCCGGATCGCATGGCAAAGCCACGGGATCGGGCGGCAAAGCGATCGCCTCCAGCGTCCCTTCATCAATGAGCGAATCAATCACGCCGGTGGAGCAAGCCGCCGCCTCGGCCAAGGCGGATTTTAAAAAAGCGAGGCCGCCCTCGGCCGCCGCGATCACGCGCGTACGTGCAGGTGTCAGGCGTTGCGGCGGCGGCCCGGCAAGCCGCACGCCAACGCGGACTTTCTCAGGCCCTGCTTGAAAGGCCGCGCCGATCGCCATGCGCAAAACCATGCCGCGCGGGCTCAAGGTCCAGCGCGCCACCCAATCGACGAACTGCCGCAGCGTGTCGCGCAGGGGCGCGATGTCGAAAAGCGATTCGATGCTTTTGAGATTGGAGCCGGCGCCTTTGCGAATCTGCCAGACGACGCCGACCGTCTGTTTCGTGCCAAGCGGCACATCGACGACATCGCCCGGCGCCACATCGAGATGCGCCGGGATGCGATAGGTGTAAAGCATGTCGATCGCGACCGGCACGAGGACATCGGCGACCGCCTCGTCCACCCCCGCCCGCATCGCCTTGCTCTTGCCGTTCATGGCAAGGTTAGATCATGTTTTCAAAGAGCGGATCAAATTTTTTGCCGCTGATCGGCCCACTGCAGCCTTCTGGTTTGCCCATTGAGCCAAAGCCCCAAGGCAGCCAAGGGGAAGGCCACAACCCAAAGACAGAAGACGAAAAGAAAAGGGCCGCCGAATGCGCCCGTAAATAGAATGCTGGCCGCGTCAAAACCAGAGATGCGCGTGCCGAGATTCGGATCCTGCAACAGCAGGTAGAAACCGAATAGGAAGAAACCGAGAGGCGGCAGGAAGAAGGAGATCAAAGCTCCGCGCAGGCCGAACAGGATCGGAATCAAAAGATATAATGTGAGGAATAGAGCAAGTCCGATCCAGGGATTCATCGTCATTCGCGTCTCCCAAGCTTCGCGGGACTCTATCTCGCGGCGGGATTTACGCAAAGAGCGATGCGCAATTTATGAATGGAAGCAAAAAAGCCAACAGCCTCCGGAGGGGGGTCGCTCCGGAGGCTGCCGCCTTTCCTTTCGCCGTCGGGGAAAACCAGCGAAATGAAGCTCTAAAACTTAGCGGCAAATGCCGAGGTGGCAGACGCCTTTCTGTGCGGTGGCCGCGGCTGCGGCCGTGACCGTGTTCAAGGGTTGCGTCCAGCTTGACGGCGCGACGGCGCAAAAGCCTGCACCCAAGGTGAAGACAACGAGCAGCGCGATGAAAGACTCGCGAAATTCGATCATGGCTCCCTCCTCACCTTGCGCACGCGGACCTGTGCGAAACCCGATGAGGAGAATGTAGCCTGCGCTTGGTAAGCCGACTGTGTGCGACCGCACGCGGCAATTTAACGATTGCTCGAATTTTTGAATACGTGTTTCAGCGTACGTGCCGCTGTGTAAAAGCGGAGTCTAAAACGCCGAAGGCCTCCGGAACCTTTGGGTTCCAGAGGCCTCGACTGGCGCTGCCGGTGGGAGAGCCCCCGGCGGCAACGTCTCAAACCATCGGCGAATTAACGGCAGACGCGCGTGTGGCCAATGATGTTGCCGTAGACATCGACGACGGCCGTGCGATAGCAGCCATAGCCGTAGCCATAACCATAATAGGGGTTCGCGGCAGCGGAGGTCGCAGCGATCGCGAGGCCGGTCGCGGCGGCGGCGCCGGCAAGGCCCCAACCGAAGGGGTGATAGCCCCAAGCCGAAGCCGGGGTGGAGGTGGCGGCAATGCCCGTGCCGAGAGCGGCGACGGCGAGCGTGACGGCAAGGGTTTTGCGGAAATTGATCATCGTATCTCTCCTCAGAATGTTTCGCCGGGGGGATGTCGTTCGGCGATGAAGAGAACCTAATCGATGGCCAGAACCGTCGCTGTGCGCGAGCACACAAGAAATTCGAATCGAAAAGCGACCGATAATGCTAGTGCGAAAGACCTAGGTCTTTCGCATGCGTCGGACGTCCGTCAACGTCCGATTACGTCTGCGATGTTTTGGGATCAGGCTTTCTTCCATCGCATGATCTTATCCGAAAAGTCTGCAACTTTTCGGGATCATGCTATCTGACCGTGGCAATGTTTGAACTTCTTGCCCGAACCGCACGGACATGGCTCGTTGCGGCCAACCTTGCCCCAGGTCGAGGGATCGTCAGCATCGCGCGATAGCGTCGCGACGCCGCCATTATCCTGCGCGGTCAAAGGCGGAAAATTTTGCGAGCCGTAATCCCGCGCCTCAGGCAATGCGCCTTGACCGACGAAAGCGGATTCGGGTGAGCCATCCATTGCCACCTGCATCGGCGGACCGGCATTGGCAGACGGCTCGAAGGCCACTTCGAGATGAGTCAATTGCGCCGTCGTTACTTCGCGCAAATGCGTGATCAATTCGTCGAAAAGCTCGAAAGCTTCCGACTTATATTCGTTCAAGGGATCGCGCTGCGCGAGACCGCGCCAGCCGATCACCTGGCGCAGATGATCGAGCGTGACGAGATGTTCGCGCCATAGATGGTCGAGCACTTGCAGGACCACCTGCTTTTCGAAATAGCGCATCAGGTCGGGCGTATTTTTCTCGACCCTCGCCACATAGGATTCATCCGCGAGCTTCGTCAGGCGCTCATGCATCTCATCGTCGGTGATACCCTCTTCCTTGGCCCAATCGGCCAAAGGCAACACGAGATTGAGAGCCGAATCGATGCCTTTGGTCAGGCCTTCGATGTCCCAAGCTTCCGGGTAGGCATCGCGCGGAACATATTTCGTGACGAGATCTTCGACCACGCCGTGACGCATGTCGTCGATCATTTCTTCGAGCGAGTCCTGCGCCATCATTTCGCGGCGCTGCTCGAAGACGACCTTGCGCTGGTCGTTCATTACGTTGTCGTATTTCAAAATATTCTTGCGCATGTCGAAGTTGCGGGCTTCGACTTTCTGCTGCGCCTTTTCCAAGGCCTTGTTGATCCACGGATGGACGATCGCCTCGTCTTCCTGGAGGCCGAGCTTGACCAGCATGCCTTCCATCCGGTCGGATCCGAAGATCCGCATCAGATCGTCCTTGAGCGACAGGAAGAATTTCGAGCGGCCCGGATCGCCCTGGCGGCCCGCGCGGCCGCGGAGCTGATTGTCGATGCGGCGGCTTTCGTGGCGTTCGGTACCGACGATATAAAGCCCGCCCGCGGCCTTGGCCTGCTCGCGGAAGGCTTCGACCTCGGCGCGGATCTCGGCTTCCTTGGCCTCGCGTTCCGGACCTTCGGGAATGCTCGCGCATTCCTGCAAGACACGCATTTCGACATTGCCGCCGAGCTGAATGTCGGTGCCGCGACCGGCCATATTGGTCGCCACCGTGATCGCGCCGGGCACGCCCGCTTCGGCAACGATATAGGCTTCCTGCTCGTGGAAGCGCGCATTCAACACCGTGAAGAATTTCGACGGTTTGCCGGCGCGGGCTGCCGCGTAAAGTTTCTGCAAGGCTTGCGGCTCGGTCACGTCGAGGAGCCTATAGCCCTGCTTCAGAAGAAACTCGCCAAGCTGTTCGGATTTCTCGATCGAGGTCGTGCCAACGAGCATAGGCTGCATCTTCTCGCCGGCCGCTTCGATCTCGCGCACGATGGCGCGCAGCTTCTCTTCATGCGTGCGATAGACTTCGTCGTCTTCGTCTTTGCGCTGCACCGGCCGATTGGTCGGGATTTCGACGACGTCGAGCTTGTAGATCTCGGCAAATTCATTGGCTTCGGTCGAAGCCGTGCCGGTCATACCCGCGAGTTTTTTGTAGAGACGGAAATAATTCTGGAAGGTGATCGAGGCGAGCGTCACATTCTCCGGCTGCACCTGGACATGTTCCTTCGCTTCCAGGGCCTGATGCAGGCCTTCGGAATAGCGGCGGCCCGGCATCATGCGGCCGGTGAATTCGTCGATGATTACCAATTCGCCGTTGCGGACGATGTAATCCTTGTCGAGCTGAAACAGCTTATGCGCCCGCAACGCCTGGTTGACGTGATGAACCAGCGTCACATTGGCGGCCTCATAGAGCGAGCCTTCCGTCAACACGCCCACGTCGCGCAGCAATTCTTCCATATGCTCGTTGCCGACTTCGGTCAGATTGACCGACCGCTGCTTTTCGTCGAGATCGTAATCCTCGCGCGTCAGGCGCGGGATGATCACGTCGACGGCATTGTAGAGGTCGGACTTATCGTCCGATGGGCCGGAAATGATCAAAGGCGTGCG
The Methyloferula stellata AR4 DNA segment above includes these coding regions:
- the tolQ gene encoding protein TolQ is translated as MNPTDLASPDLAPVAEVTLIGMFWSAHFVVKLVMLGLLGASVWCWAIIVNKAILFSKTQREMDRFEQVFWSGTSLEELYTSLSSQPTSGMATLFVAAMREWKRSFQTAASSFMGLQARIEKVLDVSIAREVEKLESNLLVLATVASAGPFVGLFGTVWGIMTAFRSIAASRNTSLAVVAPGIAEALFATAIGLFAAIPALIAYNKLQGDVAKKQARLEGFADEFSSILSRQIDQHAVRERAA
- the dapF gene encoding diaminopimelate epimerase, which codes for MSPLAKKTVTKMNGLGNEILILDLRGTDLSVTAEEVRAIGRGEGLKFDQLMVLFDSRAKDTDAFMKIYNIDGSESATCGNGTRCVAWWLLRGTSRDHLTLETAAARLVCHRKGEWSFSVGMGQPRFAWDEIPLRGPVPDTDHVTLALSPPVALPEATLVSMGNPHAVFFLSGAGTHDLATLGPLLEHHPLFPERANISFARVVSPDHIILNVWERGTGLTQACGSAACATLVAAVRRGLSARAARITLPGGDLHIAWRENDGEVEMTGPVAFEYEKSLDPLLFAGLAA
- the mtaB gene encoding tRNA (N(6)-L-threonylcarbamoyladenosine(37)-C(2))-methylthiotransferase MtaB encodes the protein MSVSQTIETVTFGCRLNLVESEAMRREAIAQGRSNLVIVNTCAVTAEAVRQAGQTIRRLKREHPGKEIIVTGCAAQTDPQRFAAMPEVSQVLGNAGKAASETWRSESKSHAVQDIMARSPDPLPLVEGVEDHTRAFLGVQTGCDHRCTFCIIPYGRGPSRSVPQDEIVAAAQRLAAQGFREIVLTGVDLTSYGDDLAGRPRLGQLVKTILAAVPDLPRLRLSSVDCIEIDGDLFDAIAHEPRLMPHLHLSLQAGHDLTLKRMGRRHSRRAAIELCANLKRLRPDTTFGADLIAGFPGETDEMFQATLDLIEECDLTYLHVFPFSARPGTPAAKMPALPGAVVKERARLLRDAGDAALAAHLVQHVGRRLSILTERGGTGRAQDFSLVQVGDVPAGLLIEREIVASDGKMLVAAKDFYANF
- a CDS encoding DUF1778 domain-containing protein, which encodes MAQEQNRTARIEARITPEALAVVKRAAEIQGRSVSDFVVTAAQEAANRTIEETQIIRLSVEDQRAFAEAILNPPEPTPALRRAFRRHRELIKGAR
- a CDS encoding GNAT family N-acetyltransferase, encoding MASCFVAVETATRAVAGYYTLAATSVLAGDLPLEVLKRLPRYPILPAALVGRLAVDQRFHGNGLGSILLADAALRALNRDTKAFAIIVKAKTEKAVAFYRHEGFRSLTSSPDTLYLSLGTAKKGSMD
- a CDS encoding ExbD/TolR family protein; protein product: MGMTAAAGGRKGGRRRRGVPRYGAMADINMTPFIDVMLVLLIIFMVAAPLLATGVPIDLPHTKAAALNVDHQPLAVAVDDKGMVYLMDKPVPVEQLADRLKDAAKNGYDERIYVRGASNVNYGRVAEVMTIITGAGYKKVALVTDPSKN
- a CDS encoding GyrI-like domain-containing protein yields the protein MKSASIRHIFGAALLCGAVLFACGVSPQPAFAQTAVPVTEPKAEPQAASPASPAPATPAPATPASPPSATAPATPAPDTETKGAPGVPGIPDDATTQTLDIPSRPVALLRAKSDWDSGFKSIMKSIATVEAEIAKAGLKQGGKAIAVFTETNDNGFSYEAMVPLTGKPEGKTELSNDVKIGDSPAGKAIKFQHRGAYDDIDSTYDLITAYLDEKGLEAQNLFIEEYLTETKNSDDQALEVDIYVFIK
- the ybgC gene encoding tol-pal system-associated acyl-CoA thioesterase — encoded protein: MTSSVLPAAKPGLLPLRVYYEDTDFSGSVYHASYLRFLERGRTELLRARGVDQSVLFAGEAGVASYFVVRAMSLDFLKPARMDDELIVETIIADLGGASIKMDQRILRKEDILLAAKVKIALVAEGRARRLPADLTAKLAGHAV